The Brassica rapa cultivar Chiifu-401-42 chromosome A10, CAAS_Brap_v3.01, whole genome shotgun sequence genome segment GATCAATGTGAATGTGAAGTTTTCACTTGTGATAAATATCTTatcttttgtttcttatttcaTAAAGAACTTACGGAAAATGATGGCAAAGTTGACAAAAGGCaaacaagatatatatataacacacaCACTGACGTCAAGCCATCGCAACACAGAAAAACAAGAGAAGTACCAAAGAGGAGTTGGTCCGTCGGAGCCAAATATATTACAAACTTACAATATacgtaaatataatttaaagaaaaaagtgtcaaaacaaaaagaaataaataaataaaacacctttcaaacaaaaaaaatacatcatGTGGGTACAACGGTTTCCGACTCTGGCACTAACAGGACATTAAACAGTATAAACAGCAAACCTAACTGTAGAAGAAGACATGAAGTGGTCTTAACTACTCTCTTCTTGaaactcttcacttcttgtatctCTTTGATGTCAACACAATGGTCTTGTAAATCTAGAGCTTGATTCTTTAGATTCTCAGCTTTGGTTTTTGCTTCTTCAAGCTTTGACAAAGTCTCATGAGCTTCTGCCAAAGCCTTCTCTTCTTCAATCAGTATGATCTTTCTTTTTAGGTTCTCCACTGATCTTGAGAATGTAAGATGTTCAATCTCTGCCTCTATCTTTTGCTGGAAAATGTCTTCTATCCCAATCTCCATCTCTGTTCCTTGCCCTGAAACGCTTATGGTGGATTCGAGTTCACGGATTTGTGATTCTTTAACGTCGAGAACACGCTTTGTTTCTTCTAGTTTGATCTCCAGATGCTCTACATTCTTCACCAGGTTTAGTACCTCGGAATCTAGACAAGTTAATCTCTTCTCACCTGTGTTATCAGACCCAGACCAGCGAGAAGAGCTTGCTTCACCGGCTTGGTCATGTCCCACGTGTACGCAACTGCTGCTTTCTGATCCGCCATGTAGTAATGATATAGATTCTTTCCCAAGCTCTTGGAACTTGTGAAGTTCTGTTAATAGAAAAGGGAACAGCACTTGAGTTTAAGCTCTGATACACAATCAAGTTGTTTCAGCAACCATCAAGATCCAAATGAAAACAACATATCAAGAAACTGCTACCTTTTTCTAGGACTTGTTGCAAGTTGTGGTAACTGTTGAAGGCTTCAGTTAATGGGTCCAGGTCGTCTGAGGAACCATTGTTCTTGATCTCAGGCTCTTTCACAAACTCTGTTGAAGCATGCGCCTCGTGATCACTATTTACTTCGTCGTAATCCATCATTCGTCTCCCGCCAAGCTGACTGTTATTCAAACTAAAAGACACACCCTGCATAAACACAAAGTCGGAGCTTCTTGAGTCGGGAGATTTTTCCTTATAGATTTTGATCCTTTAATTTCTTCTCTAGCCTTGTTACTATTCTCTACACTACTCTTCCTTTGTTAACCACTATCCTTTAACTAATCACACTCTTATCCTCACACCCATGAATTGCAAAATCAACACTATCTTGAACGAGAAGTCTTTAAACCAAATAACTTTGCCATTGCAGGAGAAGTCTATCATGCCTATCACCCAATGGACTCGACTTCACAAATCAAGCCATTAGACTCGAGAACAGAGCTTTCACTCACCCATGGACGCTGCTACCCAAAAAGTCTCAAACCTTTACTAATTTTTAACGTGTGATCAAAATAACAACATCATTCCAAATGAAAAATCATACGTAAAAATTCAActctatttcaaaattaaagtcAAATACCCAAAATGTTCTTCCAGATTAAAATGCAAAATAGAAAATCATTAACTGGCTAAATCACATATCCAATATGAATTGAGTTGACGTACCTAAATGTGACTGGAACCGGTCCCAAAGGTGACCCCTTTACAGCGAGACCGAGAAGATGATGGACAAACCCTAATTCAATGTACGATTCCCAGATCTCTCTTATATTCGCTTGCGAAAATTCTTTGACGATCAAACTTCTCTTTtcgtaattttttttagtttttttttatttagacaaAACATGAACGTGTGAGCGACTTGGTCGGAACACGTGGCGAAACCGCTGGCAAACTGAAGTAACGAGTCGGACGTTTTATGACCGTTCGATTCTAAGTGATCTTATCTGGTCGGATCTATAACTCGACGGTGTGTGATATACACCACCGTTTGGAATTAAATACGATCTTGTGAAATTTACTAATTTACCCCACTCGTCTCGTCTCCCTTAGCTGCTTCTACGTTTTGACGTTTCCATCTTTTGTATATGCAATGGTTGCTGTTTTGCATAAAGAAAAACAACCTGAAGTTGTTTTCAATGTTAGATAATCGCTTTCGTCCATCTGATGATAAACctgagaaaaataaaagaacccAACTTGTTCTCCACTTGTGCTCATACGTCACGGATTCCAAGATTTTGatggtaattttatttttgtttgtctaTTTTTTTATAGTCTTTATGGTTGTAGATAAATGTGAAAATGTATGgggtaaataaaaataatatatatataaagtcaCAGGTGCACTGGTCTTGGACCAATTCCCATTGCGAATCAGATTTCAAATGTTGTGTCAGTGTACACATACGCATACACATATGCAAACTAAACTAAAAGATAAATATGGAGGGTTATCTTACTAGAATTACATTTTTACTGactaaaaagataaaaattacaaaattaaggtTAGGGAGCCAAAATGTTCAGTCTCTTCTTGGTATTTTCTCCTATTAATAATAGCAATGATGGTGTAATTTGATCAATATTGTACATTTTTCATAAAATACAAAAGACTAATCGACAAAACAACCAAAGTAGTAGTACTGAGacataggggtgggcgttcgggtacccgttcgggttcgggtcgggtatttcggattttcgggtatttcggtatagaggtgtagaacccgttcgggtatttctgtacttcgggtcgggttcgggtattttaagttcggtttcggttatttcggatcgggttcggatatttagattttgaagaaaaaaaatgaaaattttcatttctcaaatttcttgtatttaaatatataatttttcacttaactattttttatttttaatagattgcatggttaatgtatttggacataacattttcaaactaaaaagacattaatttggttattgtttttaaattttggatgtaactttttgttaattgctgaaataagaagtttgacatgcattttaagcgaatagcaaatcatcttctacgtaattgtatgtacatcatatgaatttaaagtatgtgtagtatcaatataaatattttatataaaatgaaagatgtaaactataaatataagattaattatcatatgttcggttattttcggatatccattcgggttcggatattacccgttcgggttcggatatccaatctctcctaattcaatatccgttcggatattttgctacttcggttcggatttcggttcgggtttttcggatcggattcgggtgccacttcggatttcgggtaaaatgcccacccctactgAGACAACTGAAAATGGTTCCTTTACTTCAATCCAACCTCTTTTCTTTAAAGCTCAAAGTTCAATGTCTTAAATCTGACCCTGACTATTTAATTCTTTCTTAAATTCAATGTAACCATGTTAGAACTATATCCCAAATGAGTTGTTTTTAGATCTTAAAAACCAGCTCGTCTtgacaaactaaaaaaaaaggtCTCTTCCTTCATTTAAATTTTCCAGAAATtcagagagagaaaagaatCTAGATGCAGGAGGAagctgtgtgtgtgtgagagagagagctaaaacaaatgaaagagaagagaatccaagattttaattatatactgATTAGTGGGTCATCATTATAAAATACATTGGTACATGTTTACACATTAACCATCTCCAGGCTGCTCCTCTTAACCATTTCTTTAATCACCACTTTTTTTAAGAATAATCTCCATAAGCACTTTCAGATCCAACTCACAAAACCCAGATTCTTTTCCCTCTTCATTATCACAATCTGCTCTTCCTAAAAATACACACATTGAagcaaagagagaaagagaggctTGTAATGGTGCAGGGGAAGTGACACGTCTTATGCCTTGTGTCTGAAAAAGATCAAACAAAAGAGTAAGTCTTTGAAAATCATCTTTAAATATTTGACTAAACTGTTGCCTTTTTTCTCTTGTTcgtatttattttttggttctGGTTTTAATTCAAAAGAGAATGAAAGATTCAATCTTGACGATGATGATGCACACAACAAGACCTCACTTATTGATATAAAGCAATGATTTTTTCTACTGACCCATGACATCCATTGTTGCAGACTGAAACTGGGCTATGTGTTTTGGTCAAATCTGAGCCAAGAGGaggaaataataaagaaaaaaacaaattgggTTTCAACAGTGTTAAAGAAGGAGAGGAGAGGACCCCACCAAATGGAGGAGTTAGATACATCACATGCAGTTCCTCAGATTTTACCTCAGTCTCCTTAGAACAACATCAACTGTTGCATTCATGTTCTGACCCATCTCCTCAAAGTCCCACTCACTTCAATATAATCTGTCAGTGAAGACCACAATGATTCAGACACcaagttagagagagagagagataaaagaCAGAACCTTTTCAGCTGAGAGCTTCATTTTGGGGTTTGGCAAGAATGAGGAGAGAGGAAGAAGCAAGTTTAGTTGGATTAACCATAAGAACATCATCAGCAACAGCAAGCTCTTCAAGCAAGAAAGGCAAAGATGTTCAGACAACAAATGAGGCTTCAGATTCATCTCCAAGTATAAAAAACTCTCCTTTCAATTCACCATCTCTTGTGTCCCCACCATCTTCTGCTTTTGTTTCCGCTTTACAATCTCCTTATATATCCCCAAGAGCCACTCAACCCCTTACCACCACCACCGCTCACAAGCCCTCCTCACCGCCTCCTGAAGATGTACCAAGCAGCTCCTACACTCCTCCTTCCGACCAGTACGAGTTTTCCGACGACCCATCAGACCGGAAGCTCAAGTTATCATCAGCTTGTACTCCAGATCCTGCTCTTCCGAGGATCTCCTTCTCTTTCCCTGTCCCTAGAGTCTCCTTAGCTAAAGTCTCTGTCTCTTCGCCAGCCACCACCAACACCACCAAGCTCAGAAGCTCTGATGTCTTCATAGGGTTCCACGGACAAAACCCAAACCTGGTGAGGTTCTGCAAGTGGCTAAAGTCCGAGCTTGAGCTTCAGGGAATCGCTTGTTTCGTCGCCGACAGAGCTAAGTACTCGGACACTCAGAGTCATGAGATAGCAGACAGAGTTATCTGTTCTGTCACTTATGGGATTGTGGTTGTATCTTGCTCAAGCTTGCTCAACTACCTTAGCTTGGAGGAGGTTAGGTTCTTTGCTCAGAAGAAGAACTTGATTCCCATCTTCTATGGGACTGGACCTTCTGAGATAATGGGTCTTCTCAACTGCAATGCCATTGATAAAGAGTGTAAAGAAGCTATAGATGGGTTGATTAAGTCTCATGAGTTTAAGCTAGAAGCTAATGAGAGTAACTGGAGAAGCTGTGTGGGGAAGACGGCGATGATTCTGAGGGGGAAGCTTGGGAGGAAGAGTGTGGTTGATAAAGAGATAGTGGAGAGGATTGATGAGCTTCCTTTCCCTAGAAACAGAACTTTTCTTGGAAGAGAGAAGGAGATAATAGAGATGGAGATGGCTTTCTTTGGTAGTAATGGAGAGTTCCTTGAGTCCACAACACCAAGCTCTAAAGGAGAAGCAAGTGGATTGTCATCTGAAGGACTTGCAGATGAGGAATCAGACGCTGATGTATCAACTAGGAACGGGAAGTTTATCACCTTGGAGCTTGGAAGATGCTCAGAGCAAAGAAGTGAAGCTCCAAACGGTGGAAAAAACTCTCTTAAAAGACTGTTGAAGACTAAGAAATGTAGAAGCAGTAGTGGTAACTGCAAGAGTAGTAGTAGCACAAGCGTTGTTTGTGTGAATGGAGTTCCAGGGATTGGGAAGACAGAGATAGCTCTTGAGTTCGCTTACCGGTACTCTCAGAGGTATAAGATGGTTTTGTGGGTGGGAGGGGAAGCTAGATACTTCAGACAGAACCTCTTGAACCTGTCGTTCAGCTTGGGGGTTGATGTGAGTGCTGATGCTGAGAAGGATAGAGGTAGGCTAAGGAGCTTTGACGAGCAGGAGTTTGAAGCTTTCAAGAGGATAAAGAGAGAGCTTTTCAGAGACATGCCTTATCTTCTCATCATTGATAATCTTGAGATAGAGAGAGACTGGTGGGAAGGGAAAGATCTGAACGATCTGATTCCTAGAAACACAGGAGGTACTCATGTCTTGATCACTACTAGGCTTCCTAAAGTCATGGCCTTTGACACAGTGCAGCTTCCTGTCTTGTCTTCATCTGATGCAATGGTGTTACTGAGAGGAAGGAGAAAGAAAGATTACCCTGCCGAGGAGGTTGAGATCCTCAAGGTGTTTGAAGAGAAGTTGG includes the following:
- the LOC103845058 gene encoding WPP domain-interacting protein 2, with translation MMDYDEVNSDHEAHASTEFVKEPEIKNNGSSDDLDPLTEAFNSYHNLQQVLEKELHKFQELGKESISLLHGGSESSSCVHVGHDQAGEASSSRWSGSDNTGEKRLTCLDSEVLNLVKNVEHLEIKLEETKRVLDVKESQIRELESTISVSGQGTEMEIGIEDIFQQKIEAEIEHLTFSRSVENLKRKIILIEEEKALAEAHETLSKLEEAKTKAENLKNQALDLQDHCVDIKEIQEVKSFKKRVVKTTSCLLLQLGLLFILFNVLLVPESETVVPT
- the LOC103845059 gene encoding uncharacterized protein LOC103845059, which translates into the protein MRREEEASLVGLTIRTSSATASSSSKKGKDVQTTNEASDSSPSIKNSPFNSPSLVSPPSSAFVSALQSPYISPRATQPLTTTTAHKPSSPPPEDVPSSSYTPPSDQYEFSDDPSDRKLKLSSACTPDPALPRISFSFPVPRVSLAKVSVSSPATTNTTKLRSSDVFIGFHGQNPNLVRFCKWLKSELELQGIACFVADRAKYSDTQSHEIADRVICSVTYGIVVVSCSSLLNYLSLEEVRFFAQKKNLIPIFYGTGPSEIMGLLNCNAIDKECKEAIDGLIKSHEFKLEANESNWRSCVGKTAMILRGKLGRKSVVDKEIVERIDELPFPRNRTFLGREKEIIEMEMAFFGSNGEFLESTTPSSKGEASGLSSEGLADEESDADVSTRNGKFITLELGRCSEQRSEAPNGGKNSLKRLLKTKKCRSSSGNCKSSSSTSVVCVNGVPGIGKTEIALEFAYRYSQRYKMVLWVGGEARYFRQNLLNLSFSLGVDVSADAEKDRGRLRSFDEQEFEAFKRIKRELFRDMPYLLIIDNLEIERDWWEGKDLNDLIPRNTGGTHVLITTRLPKVMAFDTVQLPVLSSSDAMVLLRGRRKKDYPAEEVEILKVFEEKLGRLSYGLWVIGSLLSELAITPSALFEAVNKVHLEERSASPFLNSNDEGYCRSNPFVAKVLAFCLAVLEQAQGNRNLLSLKMLLVGAWFAPVPIPVNLLAAAAKNMPTGGNRFSKWNKCLSHTFAWCGGCGGLGRRGEEDAAFLLVRLGLARMSNRQPGCWIQFHPITQTFARRRDYILAPKATVQGVRKIENPLLNLDHLWASAFLVFGFKSEPPLVELQAMDLVLYIKRTALPLAITAFTTFSRCTSALELLKVCTNVLEDAEKSFVTQIQDWRQGSLCWKKKTSKKVDEYVWQDVTLLKALLLETRAKLLLRGGHFDSGEELCRTCISIRTVMLGHNHELTLAAQETLAKLVRMRSKI